The DNA window ATGAGTCTCTTGAACGGATTTCAACTATAAAACAGTACCTTTAAACTTTcaacattcagactaatccccattCAAGTTAGGTAGGTCCTTTGCGCGAGGTAAAACTCTAACCAAATTTTAAATGACTGTATATATAAATACGGTTCGAATCTGCAACTCACTTAAATCAGAAGAGCATTTTATCAACTCATTTTGCGCTTTAGGGTTCCTCGATGTATTACTTTATCAGTCATTATTATATTCCATTCATTTTGCTATATAgtttatcatttatttattcGATAATTCATTTTGTATAAAATTCCGGACAAAAAGTTGCTATTAGAAAAAGAGGAAATATTCAAAATACTCTAAAATGGGAgttttattttggtaatcacATTAAAGAGGAAATTTCCAAAGTTAGTTCCCCTAAACTGCTAAATATATGACTCTAGatattttttggttttaattgctatattatatatttatatgccTACATTTTGTTGTTTATTAGTAtagcattaaataaaaaaactaaactgCATGCCACACTTATAATATACTAACATTTTATTCTGCACTTCCAACTTCAACCATGGAGAAGTGTAAAGAAAGACAACCTCTTTTGAGATTCAAGGGAGTTAAATGTAACGGTTTAAGTGAAAAAATCAAGAATTCTCTAAGAAATTCTGATCCTTGGAAGATCATTTTTGCTGTCAAAATGGGGCTAGCATTTTCCACTGTATCATTTCTCATAATCTACAAAGAAATGAAGGACATTTCTCAGTATTCTATCTGGGCAATTCTTACTGTCATCCTTATGCTCGAATATACCATAGGTATATTTCGGGTTGAAAACTTTTGCGTGTTTCATCAGTAATATTTTAGTATCCcaactaatattttttagaaacgGCCGCCCATTTCAGATCGATTTTTGCTTACATAGCTGCCGGCTTGTTATGGCACATGGTAACGTCCCATGTTAGTGAAAATGCAGATAACCTCTCTATGTAAGCAAAAACCGTTCTGAAATGAGCAGTATTTtcaagtttttaaaaattattagttggattattaaaatgttacaaattaaatattataacatTTTGTAAAAAGTGCATAGTTCGGTGATACAAATTCTTTTAACCCGTTAATTCTCTGTCTGAACCATCTAATCAAaagtttattttgtttattatttatgctTATTTGCAGGAGCAACTTTCATTAAAGGATTTAATCAGCTGTTAGGTACTCTATGTTCTGCAATACTAGCCTTTGGCTTGGCTGAGCTATCTTTGATGGTTGGAAGGGAAGAAGTACTAATTGTTTGCAGTATTTTCATTACAGGTTTtgtcttaattaattaatttctgtttgcttttatgaaattttaatgaACTGTTTTGTGTTTCTGCTAATATAGTCTAATTTTTCGTGCGTAAAATAGGTTTTTTTGCGTCGTGTTTGAAGCTGTACACGACGATGAAGCCTTATGAGTATGGATTTCGAGTATTCGTGTTGACGTACTGTATACTTATGGTAGCCGGGAAAGAAACGAGTGAATACAGTTCTGAAGGAGTTGTGGATAGACTGGTGCTAATTACATTTGGTGCTACTGTGTGCTTGGTTGTGAATGTGTGCACATACTTTATTTGGGCAGGTCATGCTTTAAGAATTTTGGTGGTAAGAAATTTCATGGATGTAGCAAATTCACTAGAAGGTTAGCTTTCAATTATATAAGATTAAAATTTCTTGCGATTAATGAACTATAGTTCTTTTACAGAACGGTTATTGACATTcgatttgttatattttgataacctaacttttatttttacaacaagaGGTTAGTGGTCACTATTGGAATATAAGCCAGTAATTGCTTATGTGGTCAGCTTTAATTTCTATAGTAACCTCATGTTGTTGTAAAAATAAAGTTCACTCAtcaaatttaacaattaaatgtGCAATTGTTCATTCCGTAAATAGCCTATATTTCAGTACCGCGCTTCAATTATTTTCTCCGAAAGATACATACTTCTGATGGATTTGCATAAAAAACTGAATTTCTTTTCTTCAGGTTGTGTTAATGAGTActtaaaatttgatgaaaatgAGAGATTCTCCTCAAAGAtccaaaactaccaagcttatGATGATCCAATTTACACAGGCTATCGATCGGCAGTGGAGTTTACAAGCAAAAACGTATGCTGTTATTTATAGCTCATCCGATTGTACCACATATTCTCATAATAATTGCCAATTAAGTTTTCAAATATGCAGTTAGCTTTTGCTATATGGGAACCAGACCGTTTCAAAATGATGAATTATCCTTGGAGAAACTATGTTGAGATATGTAGTGCATTGAGGCATTGTGCATTTATGGTCATGGCACTTCATGGATGCATTCTCTCAGAAATACAGGTCATTTCTTTTACAAATTCTTGGTATTTTTTCGGTATATCAAACGATTAACTAAGTAAAGAATAAGTTTCTTGTGTAAAACAGAAAATTCTGAAGCGAAATCACATTTTtataaagttataaatataaaaatattgcaaTTTCAGAAGTGTTTTCGGAAACGGAAATTAAATTCTGAAATATAGGATTGAAcaagttttcgtgcaacataatTTGAAGTTGTAGTGTGATTCAATAGACAATTAATCAACAAGTGATACTTGTAGTGTAGTAtcagaattattttaaaagttgtagTTTGTATATGTAGGCCCCGGAAGCAAAGCAGCAATTGTTTCAGAGTGAGCTTCGTAGAGTTGGAGCAGAGGCGGCTAAAGTCCTGCGCGAGCTTGGAAACAAACTTGACAAATTCGAAAAATCAGGCTCTGAAGACATGCTAAAAGAGGTGAATAATGCAGCAGAGAAATTGCAGATAAAAATAGATGAAATGTCATACCTGCCAATCAATTCAGAGAGCTTGGAAATAATTGCTAGAATTCCTACAGAATTGCAGAATTCTGATAATAATCTTGAGTTTAATTCTAGTGAAACTGTGGTCAATTTGACATCATTTACTTCACGTTCATCTTCGAGCAAAAAGGAGTTCCGAAAATATAGGAGTGGAAGTGCATTATCTCCGGCCACATTTGCTACTCTTTTGATTGAATGTGTCTCGAGGCTCCAAGGTGTTGTTGAAGCATGTAAAGAGCTTAGTGAGAGAGCTGAGTTTATGGAGCCTACTGGACAGTGATGGAGccataaaattatatttgagctatacataaaaattaatgtaaaaaatatctaaaatcaCTAAGTGGATGAATATTAGCTTAGAGTTGTAAATGAACCGATCCGAGCTCCAAAATGTTTATGTTCGTCTTGTTATATGAATGAAGTATATGTTCATTCAAGTATGGAACGAAGTGTTCACGTTCTGTTCACTACAAATATACAAtattcatgttcggttcgtgttcagcTTCTCTTCGTTTATTTAGATGCTAAATGAACATAACGAGCTC is part of the Mercurialis annua linkage group LG3, ddMerAnnu1.2, whole genome shotgun sequence genome and encodes:
- the LOC126674194 gene encoding aluminum-activated malate transporter 9-like, whose product is MEKCKERQPLLRFKGVKCNGLSEKIKNSLRNSDPWKIIFAVKMGLAFSTVSFLIIYKEMKDISQYSIWAILTVILMLEYTIGATFIKGFNQLLGTLCSAILAFGLAELSLMVGREEVLIVCSIFITGFFASCLKLYTTMKPYEYGFRVFVLTYCILMVAGKETSEYSSEGVVDRLVLITFGATVCLVVNVCTYFIWAGHALRILVVRNFMDVANSLEGCVNEYLKFDENERFSSKIQNYQAYDDPIYTGYRSAVEFTSKNLAFAIWEPDRFKMMNYPWRNYVEICSALRHCAFMVMALHGCILSEIQAPEAKQQLFQSELRRVGAEAAKVLRELGNKLDKFEKSGSEDMLKEVNNAAEKLQIKIDEMSYLPINSESLEIIARIPTELQNSDNNLEFNSSETVVNLTSFTSRSSSSKKEFRKYRSGSALSPATFATLLIECVSRLQGVVEACKELSERAEFMEPTGQ